In a genomic window of Drosophila takahashii strain IR98-3 E-12201 chromosome 3L, DtakHiC1v2, whole genome shotgun sequence:
- the Setx gene encoding uncharacterized protein Setx: MSSVWYLQHVTTGQRHILHNGTNLVGRHSRCRIVLAGTYEFVSREHAKFIVRDNGVVVQSMNALNGIFINDGKLSDKINRLPVAEGSIISLGVTGIEKITGIHAIFVLKKMEPTAEEVILSSDDDDTTPLPAVRSPSGNQPTEFNLQQQIPNFGVKKDPSQEEEQQEELPSSSGLHLPKINEVKQEIVNQTTEQIQTIFGEPNDAILNSVLELNPYLYNQLNKKAPGSATTQSKIHDGDCIELETGAEGPIPEEQQNCEAIERPDGNQMPPPQEVVNEEEEYDESFAMSQAVLREMKTEMAFNEGEEDFLDCNGLGNMAEGSPTSHTYDDVVIDISDSEDEELYGKVADWSKLLSQKMVPDVIEMSQTYPVVEEEQQEDSDSDMEIGVKHPSRALRIETSSEDEASEIKSSNDHVVRQADSTTPDPSAIRKCSIRIRKHKPTDNVSSTADVEGFEESDKTRDDRQPKSCLKTRQPLNEETNKSSNRKRDTSKPTTSKVIEEATVEPPKKMLRSRSKSCYMDRIEELDEPLDKKGNKQRKYNEETDNSREELVVTLEAPEKVDIPAKKSNKKGETKKPTIRGRRKTIQSREEFEALAVSPSKQANDEELVVTLEAPKKLNTPTKENNKKVEDKKTPVRGRRKTIHSREEFEALTAKIKEAEAITPTKVTPKQSTAEVPIKRSPRLLNRSVSCFMDRPVTTETDSPIKKITKEPSPAKSDTFGRATSSNEARFSRGPSVIEAPSLPKNRGKLRGVSAEVKTKEKVIERQRLIDYKADMNNKWKQKPKDKKKEDVKIKENRREALKKLSEKPKENESSSRSGKRKHITSVPTVSNSNRGDFLTKEVGPPAKVAKTDFAKPKKPMPARRSTIETFSQHLRAADEALLYPQPLCPRTVERKDAEQARNQRTCNKVTFAEMEQYHQKAEDLNKLQKKLRKVHFNDNVVVHLIDMVPEARSQVQGRKESIKLFLSTYRERHEWVRKDKKPVNDIRQHSRSIMKWANQWLKLGSVEAADLDCLLPISHEFNSFKHYKETFVPLMRLELLSTIERDYKANTQVFSVTLKDFYEQNNSFRLVTKVNNRPNGNFVLYTLKGKPLEETFANLIDVKSSGGNLYEYTFEILKEAIIEERLKELKLITARPVVDSLRVELGALSAVHQLYCSPLWRRIMKPSQTIIEVALPKQPFTFKGFSKLNEHQENIVLRTYQRVIEDVEPSLTLIQGPPGTGKSKVISELCLQTLYGNAARMLDRKILICAHSNTAVDHIVKLLGMVWRAMSHDRFQLLRFGMHERMSVYSRPFSLEAHFNKARERKMQGLTSENSTILKKQLDDLKAEIHQLKQKPNLAGTYLQQQLQQKERQLRLVSDQLNPPLSQREEYEISRNCVAQANIICTTLSSCVKLANYVDFFDICIIDEATQCTEPWTLLPMRFGLSHMVMVGDTQQLPAVVLSRKAIDYGLSNSMFDRVQRSLQKQLDKPGGNQFVHTKIFKLSMQYRMHPEICRWPNKYFYEDQLVNAECTARFASPLIPYCVINLRYTQDNSGAQSRSISNDEEARFVAKLLTEMDKHMSSKLYSYGIISPYQNQCYALAQVIPSHMNLTPLTVDSYQGLEKDVIIISNARTRGCGFLTNYQRLNVALTRPKRCLVICGNFDDLKSVDMWRQLLEDAHDRKVYFDLEREDVDDLHNSLIKKMLVKPIDLA; encoded by the exons ATGAGCAGCGTGTGGTATCTGCAACATGTGACCACTGGCCAGCGCCACATCCTGCACAACGGGACCAACTTGGTGGGTCGCCACTCGCGCTGCCGGATAGTCCTGGCTGGAACCTACGAGTTTGTGTCCCGGGAGCACGCCAAGTTTATCGTGCGCGATAACGGAGTAGTGGTGCAGTCGATG AACGCCTTGAACGGCATCTTCATCAATGACGGCAAGCTGAGCGACAAGATCAACCGCTTGCCCGTGGCCGAGGGCTCCATCATCAGCCTGGGTGTCACGGGAATCGAGAAAATCACGGGCATCCATGCCATTTTCGTCCTCAAGAAAATGGAGCCCACGGCGGAAGAGGTGATTCTCTCCTCCGACGACGATGATACCACTCCTCTTCCCGCTGTTCGATCCCCCAGTGGCAATCAGCCCACTGAGTTTAATCTTCAGCAGCAAATACCCAACTTTGGGGTCAAGAAGGATCCCagccaggaggaggagcagcaggaggaacTGCCCTCCAGTTCCGGTCTGCATCTGCCGAAAATAAACGAGGTGAAGCAGGAGATCGTAAACCAAACCACCGAGCAGATTCAGACCATCTTTGGGGAGCCCAACGATGCCATTCTTAACTCGGTGCTAGAACTAAATCCCTATTTGTACAACCAGCTAAACAAAAAGGCGCCGGGCAGTGCGACGACCCAATCCAAAATTCACGATGGCGACTGCATTGAACTGGAAACTGGTGCAGAGGGGCCAATACCAGAGGAGCAGCAGAACTGCGAGGCAATCGAGCGACCAGATGGCAACCAAATGCCGCCACCGCAGGAAGTGGtcaacgaggaggaggagtacgACGAGAGTTTCGCCATGTCGCAGGCAGTACTGCGCGAAATGAAGACCGAGATGGCCTTCAACGAGGGCGAAGAGGACTTTCTGGACTGCAATGGCCTGGGCAACATGGCCGAGGGTTCCCCCACATCGCATACCTACGACGACGTCGTCATCGACATCAGCGACTCCGAGGATGAGGAGCTGTACGGCAAGGTGGCCGACTGGTCCAAGTTGCTCAGCCAAAAGATGGTTCCCGATGTCATCGAAATGTCGCAAACATACCCGGTGGttgaggaggagcagcaggaggattCGGACTCGGACATGGAGATTGGAGTGAAACATCCCTCGAGGGCTTTACGCATCGAAACCTCCAGTGAGGACGAAGCTTCCGAGATCAAGTCCTCCAACGATCACGTTGTGCGGCAGG CCGACAGCACAACTCCTGATCCTTCAGCGATTCGAAAATGCTCGATACGCATAAGAAAGCATAAACCAACAGACAATGTCAGCTCCACTGCAGATGTTGAAGGTTTCGAGGAGTCAGATAAAACTAGGGATGACCGTCAACCAAAATCTTGTTTAAAAACTAGGCAGCCACTAAATGAAGAGACTAACAAGTCCTCCAACCGGAAGAGAGATACATCAAAGCCCACAACTTCCAAGGTAATCGAAGAGGCTACCGTTGAGCCACCTAAAAAAATGCTACGCAGTCGTTCAAAGTCATGCTATATGGATCGAATAGAAGAACTAGATGAACCTTTagataaaaaaggaaataaacaaAGGAAATACAACGAAGAGACTGATAACAGCCGAGAAGAATTAGTGGTAACTCTAGAGGCTCCGGAAAAAGTAGACATCCCggccaaaaaaagtaataaaaaagggGAAACTAAAAAGCCCACGATTCGCGGCAGACGCAAAACAATTCAAAGTCGAGAAGAGTTCGAGGCATTGGCGGTTTCTCCTTCGAAACAGGCCAATGATGAAGAACTGGTTGTGACTTTAGAGGCTCCGAAAAAGCTGAACACTCctacaaaagaaaataataaaaaggttGAGGATAAGAAAACCCCGGTTCGCGGCAGACGCAAAACCATACACAGCCGAGAAGAATTCGAGGCGTTGACGGCTAAGATTAAGGAAGCTGAAGCGATTACCCCAACAAAGGTTACTCCTAAGCAGAGCACTGCTGAAGTTCCAATCAAACGAAGCCCAAGATTGCTCAACCGCTCGGTATCGTGCTTTATGGATCGTCCTGTGACCACGGAAACCGATAGTCCCATCAAGAAAATTACCAAAGAGCCTTCTCCAGCTAAAAGCGATACTTTTGGAAGAGCCACGAGTTCAAATGAGGCCAGGTTTTCACGCGGACCATCAGTTATTGAGGCTCCATCCTTGCCGAAGAATCGTGGCAAACTGCGAGGGGTCTCGGCAGAGGTTAAAACCAAAGAAAAGGTAATAGAGCGCCAGCGTTTAATTGACTACAAGGCCGACATGAACAACAAGTGGAAGCAGAAGCCCAAGGACAAGAAAAAGGAAGATgtcaaaataaaggaaaatcgCCGCGAAGCACTCAAGAAGCTGTCGGAAAAACCTAAGGAAAATGAGAGCAGCTCGAGGAGTGGCAAGAGAAAGCACATCACAAGTGTGCCCACCGTTAGCAACTCCAATCGAGGCGATTTCCTAACCAAAGAAGTGGGGCCACCGGCGAAGGTGGCCAAGACGGACTTTGCCAAGCCAAAGAAACCCATGCCTGCTCGACGCTCCACCATCGAGACATTCTCCCAGCATCTTCGGGCAGCTGACGAAGCCTTGCTCTATCCGCAGCCACTTTGTCCTCGTACAGTTGAGCGTAAAGACGCCGAGCAGGCGAGAAATCAGCGCACCTGCAATAAAGTTACCTTTGCCGAAATGGAACAGTACCATCAAAAGGCCGAGGATTTAAATAAGCTTCAAAAGAAGCTCAGGAAGGTGCATTTCAATGATAATGTCGTCGTACACCTCATCGATATGGTCCCAGAAGCCAGATCCCAGGTGCAGGGACGCAAGGAGAGCATCAAGCTCTTCCTCAGCACCTATCGCGAACGCCACGAATGGGTTCGCAAGGATAAAAAGCCGGTGAACGACATACGCCAGCACTCGCGGAGCATCATGAAATGGGCTAACCAGTGGCTGAAACTCGGCAGTGTCGAAGCGGCCGACCTAGATTGCTTACTACCGATTTCCCATGAATTTAATTCTTTCAAGCACTACAAGGA GACCTTTGTTCCGCTGATGAGGCTGGAGCTGTTATCCACCATCGAGAGGGACTACAAAGCGAATACGCAGGTTTTTTCCGTCACCTTAAAGGATTTTTATGAACAGAATAACAGCTTTCGTTTGGTTACCAAAG tcaATAACAGACCCAATGGAAACTTTGTACTTTATACCCTAAAGGGTAAACCACTGGAAGAGACATTTGCCAATCTAATAGACGTCAAGTCTTCCGGGG GCAACCTATACGAATACACATTTGAGATCCTGAAAGAGGCTATAATCGAAGAACGGCTCAAGGAACTAAAGCTTATAACTGCCCGACCAGTTGTGGATAGTCTGAGGGTGGAGTTAGGGGCTCTGAGTGCCGTCCATCAGCTGTATTGCTCGCCGCTCTGGCGTCGCATAATGAAGCCCTCGCAGACAATAATTGAGGTTGCGCTACCCAAGCAGCCCTTCACCTTCAAGGGCTTCAGTAAGTTGAACGAACATCAGGAGAATATTGTACTGCGGACCTACCAGCGCGTTATCGAGGATGTGGAACCGAGTCTCACGCTGATCCAGGGTCCACCGGGAACGGGCAAGTCCAAGGTTATTTCCGAGCTATGTCTGCAGACGCTTTATGGCAATGCCGCCAGGATGCTGGACCGTAAAATATTGATTTGTGCCCATTCCAACACGGCCGTAGATCATATTGTTAAGCTGCTTGGCATGGTGTGGCGTGCAATGAGCCACGACCGCTTCCAATTGCTGCGCTTCGGGATGCATGAGCGGATGAGCGTTTACTCGCGTCCCTTCTCGCTGGAGGCGCACTTCAATAAAGCCAGGGAGCGAAAGATGCAGGGACTTACCTCTGAAAATAGTACGATTCTAAAGAAGCAGCTCGACGACCTCAAGGCGGAGATACATCAACTGAAGCAAAAACCAAATCTTGCGGGCACATAtttgcagcagcagttgcagcagaAGGAACGCCAGTTGCGGTTGGTCAGCGATCAACTGAATCCGCCGCTGTCTCAGCGCGAGGAGTACGAAATATCTCGAAATTGCGTGGCCCAGGCCAATATCATCTGCACAACGCTCTCCTCGTGTGTAAAACTGGCCAATTATGTGGACTTTTTCGACATCTGCATCATCGATGAGGCCACCCAATGCACAGAGCCCTGGACCCTGCTGCCCATGAGATTTGGTTTATCCCATATGGTTATGGTTGGTGACACCCAACAGCTACCGGCGGTGGTGCTGTCCAGGAAGGCCATCGATTATGGCCTCTCCAACTCCATGTTCGACCGCGTTCAGCGGAGTCTGCAGAAGCAGCTGGACAAGCCGGGCGGCAATCAGTTTGTGCATACGAAAATCTTTAAGCTGAGCATGCAGTACCGCATGCACCCGGAAATTTGTCGCTGGCCCAACAAGTATTTCTACGAGGATCAGTTGGTGAACGCCGAGTGTACTGCCCGCTTCGCATCGCCGCTCATTCCATACTGCGTGATCAATTTGAGATACACGCAGGACAACAGTGGCGCTCAGAGCCGAAGTATCAGCAACGACGAGGAGGCGCGCTTTGTGGCCAAACTCCTGACCGAGATGGACAAACACATGTCGAGCAAGCTCTACAGCTACGGCATAATCTCGCCGTACCAGAACCAATGTTACGCCTTGGCACAGGTGATTCCCAGCCACATGAACCTTACTCCTTTGACCGTGGACTCCTATCAGGGATTGGAGAAGGATGTAATCATAATTTCGAATGCCAGGACACGCGGCTGCGGCTTCCTCACCAACTACCAGCGACTCAATGTGGCTTTGACCAGGCCGAAGCGTTGCTTAGTCATTTGTGGCAACTTTGATGATCTGAAG tCTGTGGACATGTGGCGTCAGTTACTCGAAGATGCTCACGATCGGAAGGTATACTTTGATTTGGAGCGCGAAGATGTGGACGACCTTCATAACTCGCTAATTAAAAAGATGCTGGTTAAGCCCATCGATCTGGCTTAG